A single genomic interval of Helianthus annuus cultivar XRQ/B chromosome 13, HanXRQr2.0-SUNRISE, whole genome shotgun sequence harbors:
- the LOC110898743 gene encoding serine/arginine-rich SC35-like splicing factor SCL30A isoform X2 → MGRRSYSPSPPPRGGYGRRRSPSPRGRYGGGGGSRGRDLPTSLLVRNLRRDCRAEDLRRPFGQFGPLKDIYLPRDYYSGEPRGFGFVQFVDPADAAEAKYQMDGQVLQGRQMTVVFAEENRKKPDDMRFRERRGGGSRFSDRRRSPPRRYSRSPPPRYARSPSRGREYSPPPKRRQYSRSISPRDKRYSRERSYSGSPVRSPSRSPRSPSRSPVKERSPPYSEPRSRSPSRSPVRSPSRSRSRSGEPGDYYRDVPQRSDGSASP, encoded by the exons ATGGGTAGGAGGAGCTACTCACCATCACCGCCACCCAGGGGTGGTTATGGTAGAAGAAGGAGTCCTAGTCCCAGGGGCCGctatggcggcggtggtggtagTCGAGGTAGAGATCTTCCCACCAGTCTTCTAGTTCGTAATCTCCGCCGTGATTGTAG GGCAGAAGACCTCCGAAGGCCATTTGGACAATTTGGTCCGCTAAAGGACATTTATTTGCCAAGGGATTATTATAGCGG AGAACCGCGTGGATTTGGTTTTGTTCAGTTTGTAGACCCTGCCGATGCCGCAGAAGCAAAATACCAGATGGATGGTCAGGTTCTTCAAGGCAGGCAAATGACGGTTG TTTTCGCTGAGGAGAATAGGAAGAAACCAGATGATATGAGATTTAGAGAACGGAG GGGTGGCGGCAGCAGATTTAGTGATCGTAGGCGGTCACCGCCTCGTCGTTACTCCCGCTCACCACCTCCTCGCTATGCCAGGTCACCATCGCGTGGCCGTGAGTACTCTCCACCACCTAAGCGAAGACAATACTCAAG GTCGATATCACCACGAGACAAAAGGTATAGTCGTGAAAGATCATACTCGGGCTCTCCCGTTAGGAGCCCAAGTCGCAGTCCTAGGAGCCCAAGTCGAAGTCCTGTTAAAGAGCGGTCTCCGCCATATAGTGAACCAAGGAGCCGGAGCCCAAGCAGGAGTCCTGTGAGAAGTCCGAGCCGTAGCAGGAGCCGAAGTGGTGAACCAGGTGATTACTATAGAGATGTGCCTCAGCGGAGTGATGGTTCAGCTAGTCCATGA
- the LOC110898743 gene encoding serine/arginine-rich SC35-like splicing factor SCL33 isoform X1, whose amino-acid sequence MGRRSYSPSPPPRGGYGRRRSPSPRGRYGGGGGSRGRDLPTSLLVRNLRRDCRAEDLRRPFGQFGPLKDIYLPRDYYSGEPRGFGFVQFVDPADAAEAKYQMDGQVLQGRQMTVVFAEENRKKPDDMRFRERSRGGGSRFSDRRRSPPRRYSRSPPPRYARSPSRGREYSPPPKRRQYSRSISPRDKRYSRERSYSGSPVRSPSRSPRSPSRSPVKERSPPYSEPRSRSPSRSPVRSPSRSRSRSGEPGDYYRDVPQRSDGSASP is encoded by the exons ATGGGTAGGAGGAGCTACTCACCATCACCGCCACCCAGGGGTGGTTATGGTAGAAGAAGGAGTCCTAGTCCCAGGGGCCGctatggcggcggtggtggtagTCGAGGTAGAGATCTTCCCACCAGTCTTCTAGTTCGTAATCTCCGCCGTGATTGTAG GGCAGAAGACCTCCGAAGGCCATTTGGACAATTTGGTCCGCTAAAGGACATTTATTTGCCAAGGGATTATTATAGCGG AGAACCGCGTGGATTTGGTTTTGTTCAGTTTGTAGACCCTGCCGATGCCGCAGAAGCAAAATACCAGATGGATGGTCAGGTTCTTCAAGGCAGGCAAATGACGGTTG TTTTCGCTGAGGAGAATAGGAAGAAACCAGATGATATGAGATTTAGAGAACGGAG TAGGGGTGGCGGCAGCAGATTTAGTGATCGTAGGCGGTCACCGCCTCGTCGTTACTCCCGCTCACCACCTCCTCGCTATGCCAGGTCACCATCGCGTGGCCGTGAGTACTCTCCACCACCTAAGCGAAGACAATACTCAAG GTCGATATCACCACGAGACAAAAGGTATAGTCGTGAAAGATCATACTCGGGCTCTCCCGTTAGGAGCCCAAGTCGCAGTCCTAGGAGCCCAAGTCGAAGTCCTGTTAAAGAGCGGTCTCCGCCATATAGTGAACCAAGGAGCCGGAGCCCAAGCAGGAGTCCTGTGAGAAGTCCGAGCCGTAGCAGGAGCCGAAGTGGTGAACCAGGTGATTACTATAGAGATGTGCCTCAGCGGAGTGATGGTTCAGCTAGTCCATGA
- the LOC110898743 gene encoding serine/arginine-rich SC35-like splicing factor SCL30A isoform X3 has protein sequence MGRRSYSPSPPPRGGYGRRRSPSPRGRYGGGGGSRGRDLPTSLLVRNLRRDCRAEDLRRPFGQFGPLKDIYLPRDYYSGEPRGFGFVQFVDPADAAEAKYQMDGQVLQGRQMTVVFAEENRKKPDDMRFRERRSPSRGREYSPPPKRRQYSRSISPRDKRYSRERSYSGSPVRSPSRSPRSPSRSPVKERSPPYSEPRSRSPSRSPVRSPSRSRSRSGEPGDYYRDVPQRSDGSASP, from the exons ATGGGTAGGAGGAGCTACTCACCATCACCGCCACCCAGGGGTGGTTATGGTAGAAGAAGGAGTCCTAGTCCCAGGGGCCGctatggcggcggtggtggtagTCGAGGTAGAGATCTTCCCACCAGTCTTCTAGTTCGTAATCTCCGCCGTGATTGTAG GGCAGAAGACCTCCGAAGGCCATTTGGACAATTTGGTCCGCTAAAGGACATTTATTTGCCAAGGGATTATTATAGCGG AGAACCGCGTGGATTTGGTTTTGTTCAGTTTGTAGACCCTGCCGATGCCGCAGAAGCAAAATACCAGATGGATGGTCAGGTTCTTCAAGGCAGGCAAATGACGGTTG TTTTCGCTGAGGAGAATAGGAAGAAACCAGATGATATGAGATTTAGAGAACGGAG GTCACCATCGCGTGGCCGTGAGTACTCTCCACCACCTAAGCGAAGACAATACTCAAG GTCGATATCACCACGAGACAAAAGGTATAGTCGTGAAAGATCATACTCGGGCTCTCCCGTTAGGAGCCCAAGTCGCAGTCCTAGGAGCCCAAGTCGAAGTCCTGTTAAAGAGCGGTCTCCGCCATATAGTGAACCAAGGAGCCGGAGCCCAAGCAGGAGTCCTGTGAGAAGTCCGAGCCGTAGCAGGAGCCGAAGTGGTGAACCAGGTGATTACTATAGAGATGTGCCTCAGCGGAGTGATGGTTCAGCTAGTCCATGA
- the LOC110898741 gene encoding glucan endo-1,3-beta-glucosidase 4 — MLLGYLLLMLGSLSFTLGAFVGVNIGTDLSNLPSPEQVVAILRSHRITHVRLYDADNHLLSALSDAGIEVMVSVTNEDVLRIGQSSAAAAYWVKKNVAAFVPATNITAIAVGSEVLSTIPHAARILVPAMRNLHKALVSSNLNYPIKVSTPISMDIIPKPFPPSAATFNASWNSTISGILDFLKSTNSFFMLNAYPYYGYLQSNGIFPIEYALFQPLTPVKQIVDPNTLFHYDSMFDAMVDAAYNSMSAYNNLVIPIVVTETGWPWAGGANERDATVENAQTFSNNLIKRVLNDSGPPSQPTIPINTYIYELFNEDNKPGPLSEKSYGVYFSNGSSVYTFGTDTLGQTTVNNASGGFCVARKGADTSSLQDGLNWACGPGQANCSAIQSGQACYMPDTIENHASYAFNDYYQRMRSVGGTCDFSGTAVTTMVDPSYGSCLFTGSTNSSIGGTAMPAMGPDGPPGNGSPGLVPDIMFLFLVTVVLSFV, encoded by the exons ATGCTGCTCGGATATCTTCTGCTTATGCTTGGAAGTTTGTCCTTCACATTAG GTGCATTTGTCGGAGTAAACATCGGCACTGATCTTTCAAACCTACCGTCACCCGAACAAGTGGTGGCAATCCTTAGATCCCATCGAATAACACACGTACGTCTTTACGACGCTGATAATCACCTCCTTAGCGCACTTTCTGACGCTGGAATTGAAGTTATGGTCAGCGTAACAAACGAAGACGTTTTAAGAATCGGACAATCATCGGCTGCAGCCGCATATTGGGTCAAGAAAAACGTCGCAGCGTTTGTACCCGCCACTAACATCACCGCCATAGCTGTTGGTAGCGAAGTTCTTTCAACAATCCCGCACGCTGCACGCATTTTGGTTCCCGCAATGAGAAATCTCCACAAAGCGTTAGTTTCGTCGAACCTTAATTATCCGATCAAAGTGTCGACCCCTATATCAATGGACATAATCCCGAAACCATTCCCGCCATCAGCCGCCACTTTCAACGCATCATGGAACTCGACGATTTCCGGAATTCTCGACTTTTTAAAAAGTACAAATTCCTTTTTTATGCTGAATGCTTATCCTTACTACGGTTATCTACAAAGCAACGGTATTTTCCCTATCGAATACGCTCTTTTTCAACCGCTGACACCGGTCAAACAAATAGTTGACCCGAACACCCTCTTCCATTACGACAGCATGTTTGACGCCATGGTGGATGCTGCTTATAACTCCATGTCAGCTTATAACAACTTGGTAATCCCGATCGTTGTGACCGAAACCGGTTGGCCATGGGCCGGTGGTGCGAACGAACGTGACGCCACAGTGGAAAACGCCCAAACGTTTAGCAACAATTTGATTAAACGTGTCTTAAACGATTCAGGCCCGCCTAGTCAGCCGACAATCCCTATAAACACTTACATATACGAGTTGTTTAACGAAGACAATAAGCCCGGCCCGTTATCTGAAAAAAGCTACGGTGTGTATTTTAGCAACGGGAGTTCGGTTTACACTTTTGGGACGGATACATTGGGCCAGACTACGGTGAACAACGCTTCAGGCGGGTTTTGTGTTGCAAGAAAAGGGGCTGACACATCTAGCTTGCAAGATGGGCTGAACTGGGCTTGTGGGCCGGGCCAGGCGAACTGCAGCGCTATTCAATCGGGCCAAGCGTGTTATATGCCTGATACTATAGAAAACCATGCTTCTTATGCTTTTAATGACTATTATCAAAGAATGCGTAGCGTGGGTGGAACCTGCGACTTCAGTGGTACAGCCGTAACAACCATGGTTGACCCGA GTTACGGGTCATGCCTATTTACAGGAAG CACAAATTCAAGCATTGGCGGAACGGCTATGCCTGCAATGGGACCCGACGGGCCACCTGGAAACGGATCACCTGGTCTTGTTCCTGATATCATGTTTTTGTTTCTAGTGACCGTTGTGTTGTCGTTCGTGTAG